The following coding sequences lie in one Oncorhynchus nerka isolate Pitt River linkage group LG14, Oner_Uvic_2.0, whole genome shotgun sequence genomic window:
- the LOC115140961 gene encoding nascent polypeptide-associated complex subunit alpha, muscle-specific form-like: MLDNRPLPGCQTESRKDINDNNVGSGHASPTEQNRSSSPPPLPSSSPPHLSFSPLSSSPPPLPSSSPPPLSPSTLSSSPPPSSFAMPPDEDLPTPIQESQPLVTPLLDTQPQSINVQAASATLSTTPKHPPIPTESVPMSPNPSSFPSPPTSALASTPSFTQPTQESLPRQVQPQPNLLTKPNRQVKTGQSQSPQDRDGMDTDSDDDATAVPLRHHMTQPRGIVGNPSHKESGSSNQREILLHSSCQTTERQTDCPISHKDSQELDLSFKYNLGSCNESESDGSVPELEEPEGVPLRSSEPQPISPADEGINRPKQSRSEKKARKAMGKLGLRPVHGVTRITIRKSKSILFVISRPDVFKSPASDIYIVFGEAKIEDLSQQVHKAAAEKFKVPVEASPLAPPAPPSLTIKEESEEEEVDEGGLEQRDIELVMAQANVSRSKAVHALRHNTNDIVNAIMELTM; this comes from the exons ATGCTTGATAACAGGCCGCTGCCTGGCTGCCAGACAGAAAGCAGGAAGGATATCAACGATAACAATGTGGGGAGTGGCCATGCCtcccctacagaacagaataggtcctcttctcctccacctcttccctcctcctctcctcctcacctctcattctctcctctttcctcatctcccccacctcttccctcctcctctcctcctcctctctccccctctactctctcctcctctcctccacccagttCCTTCGCGATGCCGCCAGATGAGGACCTCCCCACCCCCATACAGGAGTCCCAGCCTCTCGTCACCCCACTGCTAGACACCCAGCCTCAATCAATCAATGTTCAGGCAGCCTCTGCAACCCTTTCTACTACCCCTAAGCACCCCCCTATACCCACCGAAAGTGTCCCTATGTCCCCTAACCCCTCCTCATTTCCATCTCCACCCACGTCAGCCCTGGCCTCAACCCCCAGCTTTACCCAGCCCACCCAGGAATCTCTGCCACGGCAGGTCCAACCCCAACCAAACCTCCTCACCAAGCCCAACAGACAGGTCAAGACAGGTCAGTCACAAAGCCCACAAGACAGAG ATGGGATGGATACAGACAGTGATGATGATGCCACTGCTGTTCCTCTACGACATCACATGACTCAGCCCAGGGGGATTGTGGGAAACCCTTCTCATAAAGAGTCTGGCTCCTCCAATCAGCGAGAGATACTGCTTCACTCCTCCTGCCAAAcaactgagagacagacagactgtccaATCAGCCACAAGGATTCACAGGAGCTGGACCTGTCCTTCAAATACAACT TGGGCTCCTGCAATGAGTCGGAGAGTGACGGATCAGTGCCAGAGTTGGAAGAACCAGAGGGGGTGCCACTGAGATCCTCAGAACCCCAG cccatctCTCCTGCTGATGAGGGGATTAACAGACCTAAGCAGAGCCGCAGTGAGAAGAAGGCCCGCAAG gccaTGGGTAAGCTGGGTTTGCGGCCGGTCCACGGTGTGACCAGGATCACTATAAGGAAGTCGAAGAGCATCTTGTTTGTCATCAGCAGACCTGACGTCTTCAAGAGCCCCGCGTCAGACATCTATATCGTCTTTGGAGAGGCCAAG ATAGAGGACCTGTCTCAACAGGTGCACAAGGCAGCGGCAGAGAAGTTTAAGGTCCCGGTGGAGGCCTCCCCCCTGGCGCCACCTGCACCACCCAGCCTCACCATCAAGGAAGAgagcgaggaggaggag
- the LOC115142199 gene encoding uncharacterized protein LOC115142199, which translates to MPGESSHRSVSKERHPELGAEQTGLPEPDMTRHASTDSTPSDSGSTPSDSGSSPSPSTPQKLLPSCTSPFGPRLVRATPSSSATPRPQPEGSDRRHSNTIRLSGTFGGHGPCGRRSGPVKMERIKVLMGSEVESDYKEPENMDTRVVMGQEALLKTKKTLTGKCPCRQSSQAIPLPGGPVLEVPNPPSEPQAEAGEKAQLDTGQERDNSPLTPKIEQERIPVLPISPLLNPLLTPLIPASPPSSEPVTVDVSLTGSSSPLEAGLSPYGEMPFVCSMYAMPSLSEPAYPPAILSFTEPAYAVDPLRVGVPSSLDPDLYYTAPSTPIKIAAHPSHLKHRSYPGSPASPLSQNSPSDSEDLCSPLTSPSGSYVTAEGGSWTSSTSPCTSPNLLLAEEVQEAPACFVSSLSEIGDEVGEDRGAVGERAEKGGGAAEWRFCLYKGLAETVILEEEEVLRGEVRGRGSEEATVSRGSCRPRWVTEDTSPLRSSSGRSTDSQEEGGESEGSLCPAEDALAGGQQYSSPLLQRGLELELQACVAEELYPPIANPEDGTDSPRLTSMSFPFAPVMGNLTHHTSSVNPASPKLPLDTCSPDVSDGDNSSPYGEMGTFLLFPGSYSDDGEMEEEEEERMIPASLLNFPLHTSLLFQADSMEITLFPTEEGNEGGERNDRNEGNDVDAYAAGEEEGDVEDDDEDDDEEEVEAKVEIEEAKVEIAIEEEVDEEEEEEEEGEGKAVDDPAEEDNSASFLHSLSETSINEGLDESFCFHDDTDDSLDSASYNGEEDERLYSTERHAEPPTGPPTDPHQAKPQPETRPEAHSTELSQSQSRPSLINPPGDKEPRPEPPQPQPALEPAQLAESAHPKSSNSGNGSEMETSEFSDPPVPSPPQESPSVSTLTPKPSTTPYPASITPKTTPGTVSTPKTKPASLSNPNTNFAPAPNAKSATVCTTNTNPATASTPQNNSATASTPKTNPATVCTLEINPATVSTPNTNSALAPNAKSPTACTTNTNPATASTPKTTPGTCSTPNPTVTPNTNPAATIEETASHSNPVTLATLPSHNSPVTLATEAGQAKAAAEEVQAGTVREEDKRSGEKREKDKQSSGERGKDKQSSGERGKDKQSSGERGKDKQSSGERGKDKQSSGERGKDKQSSGERGKDKQSSGERGKDKQSSGERVKDKQSGGERGKDKQSSGERGKDKQSSGERGKDKQSGGERGKDKQSSGERGKDKQSSGERGKDKQRGAEREKDEQSTETSDEDHTEQTDRDSFKLLIKPHPSKSDTPRPKQKTSEPRKPLPRVFGVAAASIRSKPLLVSVMELDQKNENSSAEGVDSHQVLEGTTATNDLNKGVPLLSYPKEPNPSNIPVSSCPESSPDLADNLSLTPDICPCDPAQENLRENTLSTEDGGPGALGSPHTPLAVSPKRENSETDAGGRRGVGGWGAGEAQSLSLGQGCGLEAQSVLLCEVEGHAVGQTIGQTIGQTLSGLPNVGTDEDEVDDIMGDEEDNNSLCGRPDKMADVELVGEGVPESNLSSWRSIEEISEAGGGEDGSSQFPEDDVSNLQSRPENKEQENNNNDSVFLSSGMPTCVTLNALSEDVRHQSQSVSLRASLSNIPITEVRPQAAAASDRPTTSTDSSTHQSDIRQASSSMESPGRVSPLGGKPQTVSDQSSGSVEAAISRPNSNTDINPAVKQADLAISLLGGAFGSFSHKIRPSNSKSGRLPQETSSSMSKDTVENVQVSQETSLSVGKDTVEKVKVSQETSPSVSKVTVEKVQVSQELSLSVGKDTVEMAKTHEQEMSKDTVEKVQVSQENSPSVSKDTVEKVQVSQETSPSVSKDTVEKVQVSQETSPSVSKVTVEKVQVSQELSLSVGKDTVEMVQVSQEFPPSVGKDTVKNVHVSQEFFLSLGKDTVEKVQVFHETSPSMSKDTEEKFQVSQEISPSMSKDTVEKVQFSQECSPSVSKNTVEKVQFSQECSPSVSKNIVENVQVSQETSPSVGKDTVEKVNISQETSPSVSKDTVEKVQVFQEPSLSVGKDTVEKVEVSQEISPSMSKEIVEKVDISQETSPSVSKDTVEKGQVSQESALSVGKDTIEKVQVFQETFPSVSKDTVEKVKVSQETFPSVSKDTVEKVQVSKESSLSVGKDTVEKVQVSQETSPSVSKDTAEKVQVVQESSLSLSVGKDTVESVKKLCSQPQPEETEPQMMSQREGGGGQTTDRHIDQPKMSVALEGQESSVCISGESEVEERAEERFSPTESIPEPAQRQTPEGELSTEKAITPPQPERRGKQRKQSRDRPSQLRRQSTSGTGSTDQPQKPALATKTLADTSPPGKQKNTNTRGQKSVADTRQRKPVKGKPEAESGRRGENRNVSVAPTPLVLPNSAL; encoded by the exons ATGCCGGGGGAGAGCTCTCACAGATCTGTCTCCAAAGAAAGACATCCGGAGCTTGGAGCAGAGCAGACAGGCTTGCCTGAACCAG ACATGACCAGACATGCCTCCACTGACTCCACTCCTAGTGACAGTGGCTCCACCCCTAGTGACAGCGGCTCTAGTCCCTCCCCCAGCACCCCTCAGAAGCTGCTCCCATCATGCACCTCTCCTTTTGGGCCGCGGCTGGTCCGGGCCACGCCCAGCTCGTCCGCGACCCCGCGACCCCAGCCTGAAGGTTCCGACCGTCGCCACAGTAACACGATCCGGCTTAGCGGGACGTTTGGAGGTCATGGACCCTGTGGACGTCGCAGCGGACCCGTGAAGATGGAGAGaatcaag GTCCTGATGGGCTCAGAGGTGGAGAGCGACTACAAGGAGCCAGAGAACATGGACACACGGGTGGTGATGGGCCAGGAGGCCCTGCTCAAGACCAAGAAGACCCTGACAGGGAAGTGCCCTTGCAGGCAGAGCAGCCAGGCGATACCCCTGCCCGGAGGCCCAGTCTTGGAGGTCCCTAACCCTCCCTCAGAACCACAGGCAGAGGCTGGGGAAAAGGCCCAACTGGACACAGGGCAGGAGAGAGACAATTCACCTCTGACCCCAAAGATAGAGCAGGAGAGAATCCCTGTCCTGCCCATTAGccctctcctcaaccctctcctaacccccctcatccctgcctcccctccctcctcagagCCAGTCACAGTGGATGTTAGTTTGACGGGCAGCTCAAGCCCTTTGGAGGCAGGGCTGTCTCCCTATGGTGAAATGCCTTTTGTATGTTCCATGTATGCCATGCCCTCCCTGTCCGAGCCAGCCTATCCCCCTGCTATCCTGTCCTTCACTGAGCCGGCCTATGCCGTGGACCCTCTGAGAGTGGGCGTTCCCTCATCCCTGGATCCTGACCTGTACTACACCgccccctccacccccatcaAGATAGCTGCTCACCCCTCACACCTCAAACATCGCTCTTACCCTGgctctccagcctctcccctcTCACAAAACTCCCCCTCGGACAGCGAGGACCTGTGCTCccccctcacctccccctctGGCTCCTACGTCACAGCGGAGGGGGGCAGCTGGACCTCTTCCACCTCCCCCTGCACCTCCCCCAATCTGCTCCTGGCAGAGGAGGTGCAGGAGGCACCTGCATGCTTTGTCAGCTCGCTGTCCGAAATCGGAGATGAGGTGGGAGAGGATAGGGGAGCAGTaggggagagggcagagaagggaggaggagcagcagagtGGCGGTTCTGCCTCTATAAGGGTCTAGCAGAGACTGTGAttctggaggaggaagaggtgctgAGAGGGGAGGTGCgggggagggggagtgaggaAGCGACAGTCTCAAGGGGTAGCTGTCGCCCTCGCTGGGTGACAGAGGACACTTCCCCATTGAGGAGCAGCAGCGGCAGAAGCACTGACTcccaggaagagggaggggagtcgGAGGGCTCGCTCTGCCCAGCAGAGGATGCTCTAGCTGGGGGACAGCAGTACTCTAGTCCCCTGCTGCAAAGAGGCCTGGAGCTGGAGCTGCAGGCCTGTGTGGCTGAGGAACTTTACCCTCCCATTGCCAACCCAGAGGATGGAACAGACTCCCCACGGTTGACCTCCATGTCCTTCCCCTTCGCCCCAGTCATGGGGAACCTAACCCATCACACCTCCAGTGTCAACCCTGCCTCCCCCAAACTTCCCCTGGACACCTGCTCTCCAGATGTGTCAGACGGGGATAACTCCAGTCCATACGGAGAGATGGGTACCTTCCTTCTGTTTCCAGGCTCCTACagtgatgatggagagatggaggaggaggaggaggagaggatgatccCAGCCTCTCTGCTTAACTTTCCCCTCCACACCAGCCTCCTCTTTCAGGCAGACTCCATGGAGATCACTCTCTTCCCCACAGAGGAGgggaatgagggaggagagagaaacgacAGGAACGAAGGGAACGATGTGGATGCATACGCGgccggagaggaggagggggacgtggaggatgatgatgaagatgatgatgaggaAGAAGTGGAGGCTaaggtagagatagaggaggcTAAGGTAGAAATAGCGATAGAGGAAGAggttgatgaagaggaggaagaggaggaggagggtgagggtaAGGCTGTAGATGACCCAGCTGAAGAGGACAACTCGGCCTCCTTCCTTCATTCACTGTCGGAGACTTCCATCAACGAAGGTCTGGATGAGTCCTTCTGTTTCCATGATGACACTGACGACTCACTAGACTCCGCCTCTTATAATGGCGAAGAGGATGAGCGGCTGTACAGCacagagagacatgctgaaccaCCCACAGGACCACCCACAGATCCACACCAAGCCAAACCTCAGCCTGAAACTAGACCAGAGGCCCACAGCACTGAACTGTCTCAGTCCCAGAGCAGACCTAGCCTAATCAATCCCCCAGGAGACAAAGAGCCCCGGCCTGaaccaccacaaccacaacctGCACTTGAACCTGCCCAACTTGCGGAATCAGCCCACCCCAAGTCCTCGAACAGCGGCAATGGGAGTGAAATGGAGACCTCAGAGTTCTCTGaccctcctgtcccctctcctcctcaggaGAGCCCTTCTGTCTCTACCCTTACCCCTAAACCTTCTACAACCCCTTACCCTGCCTCGATTACCCCAAAGACTACCCCTGGTACCGTGTCAACCCCTAAAACCAAGcctgcatctctctctaaccccaacaCTAACTTTGCTCCTGCCCCTAATGCTAAATCTGCTACTGTCTGTACCactaacactaaccctgctaCAGCCTCAACCCCACAAAATAACTCTGCTACTGCCTCCACCCCCAAAACTAACCCTGCTACTGTTTGTACACTTGAAATTAACCCTGCTACGGTCTCTACCCCTAATACTAACAGTGCTCTTGCCCCTAACGCTAAATCTCCTACGGCCTGTACCACTAACACCAACCCTGCTACAGCCTCAACCCCCAAAACTACCCCAGGTACATGCTCTACCCCAAACCCTACTGTtactcctaacactaaccctgctgCTACAATCGAGGAGACAGCGTCCCACAGCAATCCTGTCACCCTGGCAACCCTGCCATCCCATAACAGCCCTGTGACCCTGGCAACAGAAGCAGGGCAAGCCAAAGCAGCTGCAGAGGAAGTACAGGCTGGTAcggtgagagaggaggacaaaaggagcggtgaaaagagagagaaagacaaacagagcagtggggagagaggaaaggacaaACAGAGcagtggggagagaggaaaggacaaACAGAGcagtggggagagaggaaaggacaaACAGAGcagtggggagagaggaaaggacaaACAGAGcagtggggagagaggaaaggacaaACAGAGcagtggggagagaggaaaggacaaACAGAGcagtggggagagaggaaaggacaaACAGAGCAGTGGGGAGAGAGTAAAGGACAAACAGAGcggtggggagagaggaaaggacaaACAGAGcagtggggagagaggaaaggacaaACAGAGcagtggggagagaggaaaggacaaacagagtggtggggagagaggaaaggacaaACAGAGcagtggggagagaggaaaggataaACAGAGCAgtggggagagaggaaaagacaaaCAGAGGGGtgcggagagagagaaggatgaacaGAGTACAGAGACTTCCGACGAGGATcacacagagcagacagacagagactcgtTCAAACTACTCATTAAGCCACACCCCTCTAAGTCAGACACACCCCGGCCTAAACAGAAGACCTCTGAGCCCCGTAAGCCACTCCCACGTGTGTTTGGGGTGGCAGCGGCTTCAATCCGGTCCAAACCGCTTCTGGTGTCAGTGATGGAACTGGACCAGAAGAATGAGAACAGCAGTGCTGAAGGTGTGGACTCCCATCAGGTCCTTGAAGGGACCACTGCCACCAATGACCTAAACAAGGGGGTCCCTCTGCTCTCGTACCCGAAAGAGCCTAACCCCAGCAacatccctgtctcctcctgccCTGAGAGCTCACCTGACCTGGCTGacaacctgtccctgacccctGACATCTGCCCATGTGACCCCGCCCAGGAGAACCTGAGGGAGAACACCCTGAGTACTGAGGACGGGGGCCCTGGGGCCCTGGGCTCCCCTCACACACCCCTGGCTGTCTCTCCCAAGAGGGAGAACTCAGAGACAGACGCCGGAGGTAGGAGGGGGGTTGGGGGCTGGGGGGCAGGGGAggcccaatctctctctctggggcagGGCTGTGGGTTGGAGGCACAGAGCGTGTTACTGTGTGAGGTGGAGGGGCATGCTGTTGGACAGACAATTGGACAGACGATTGGACAGACACTCTCCGGGCTGCCCAATGTCGGCACAGACGAGGATGAGGTGGATGATATAATGGGGGACGAAGAAGACAACAACAGCCTGTGTGGTCGGCCAGACAAGATGGCAGATGTTGAGCTTGTGGGAGAGGGAGTGCCAGAGTCCAACCTGTCCAGCTGGAGGTCCATCGAGGAGATAtcagaggcagggggaggagaggacggaAGCTCCCAATTCCCAGAGGATGATGTCAGCAACCTGCAGAGTCGCCCAGAAAACAAGGAGcaggaaaacaacaacaatgacTCAGTGTTCCTATCCTCTGGAATGCCAACCTGTGTGACTCTGAATGCCCTGTCAGAGGACGTGAGACACCAGAGCCAGAGTGTGAGTCTGAGGGCATCCCTCTCAAACATACCAATCACAGAGGTGAGACCACAGGCTGCTGCAGCCTCCGATAGGCCAACAACATCAACGGACAGCTCAACACACCAATCAGACATAAGACAGGCTTCCTCGTCCATGGAAAGCCCTGGGCGTGTCTCACCACTAGGGGGTAAACCACAGACCGTTTCAGACCAGAGCTCTGGTTCAGTAGAGGCAGCCATTTCCAGACCCAACAGTAACACAGATATTAACCCAGCAGTCAAACAGGCTGACCTTGCTATATCTCTGCTGGGTGGGGCATTTGGATCCTTCAGTCATAAAATCAGACCAAGCAACTCCAAGTCAGGCAGACTGCCCCAAGAAACTTCCTCATCAATGAGCAAAGACACAGTAGAGAATGTCCAAGTCTCCCAAGAAACGTCTCTCTCAGTGGGCAAAGACACAGTAGAGAAGGTCAAAGTTTCCCAAGAAACTTCCCCATCAGTGAGCAAAGTCACAGTAGAGAAGGTCCAAGTCTCCCAAGAATTGTCCCTATCAGTGGGCAAAGACACAGTAGAGATGGCAAAGACACA TGAGCAAGAAA TGAGCAAAGACACAGTAGAGAAAGTCCAAGTTTCCCAAGAAAATTCCCCGTCAGTGAGCAAAGACACAGTAGAGAAAGTCCAAGTTTCCCAAGAAACTTCACCGTCAGTGAGCAAAGACACAGTAGAGAAGGTCCAAGTTTCCCAAGAAACTTCCCCATCAGTGAGCAAAGTCACAGTAGAGAAGGTCCAAGTCTCCCAAGAATTGTCCCTATCAGTGGGCAAAGACACAGTAGAGATGGTCCAAGTTTCCCAAGAATTTCCCCCATCAGTGGGCAAAGACACAGTAAAGAATGTCCACGTTTCCCAAGAATTCTTCCTATCATTGGGCAAAGACACAGTAGAGAAGGTCCAAGTTTTTCACGAAACTTCCCCATCAATGAGTAAAGACACAGAAGAGAAGTTTCAAGTTTCCCAAGAAATTTCCCCATCAATGAGCAAAGACACAGTAGAGAAAGTACAATTTTCCCAAGAATGTTCTCCATCAGTGAGCAAAAACACAGTAGAGAAAGTCCAATTTTCCCAAGAATGTTCTCCATCAGTGAGCAAAAACATAGTAGAAAATGTCCAAGTCTCCCAAGAAACTTCCCCATCAGTGGGCAAAGACACAGTAGAGAAGGTCAACATTTCCCAAGAAACTTCCCCATCAGTGAGCAAAGACACAGTAGAGAAGGTCCAAGTATTCCAAGAACCATCCCTATCAGTAGGCAAAGACACGGTAGAGAAGGTCGAAGTTTCCCAAGAAATTTCCCCATCAATGAGCAAAGAGATAGTAGAGAAGGTCGACATTTCCCAAGAAACATCCCCATCAGTGAGCAAAGACACAGTAGAGAAGGGCCAAGTATCCCAAGAATCGGCCCTATCAGTTGGCAAAGACACAATAGAGAAAGTCCAAGTTTTCCAAGAAACTTTCCCATCAGTGAGCAAAGACACAGTAGAGAAGGTCAAAGTTTCCCAAGAAACTTTCCCATCAGTGAGTAAAGACACAGTAGAGAAGGTCCAAGTCTCCAAAGAATCCTCCCTATCAGTGGGCAAAGATACAGTAGAGAAGGTACAAGTTTCCCAAGAAACTTCCCCATCAGTGAGCAAAGACACAGCGGAGAAGGTCCAAGTTGTCCAAGAATCTTCCCTATCCCTATCAGTGGGCAAAGACACGGTAGAAAGTGTGAAAAAACTCTGTTCCCAGCCTCAGCCAGAGGAGACAGAGCCACAGATGATGAGCCAAAGAGAGGGTGGTGGCGGTCAGACGACTGATAGGCACATTGACCAACCAAAGATGAGCGTGGCCTTAGAAGGGCAGGAGAGCAGTGTTTGTATCTCAGGGGAAagtgaggtggaggagagagcagaggagagattcTCTCCAACAGAAAGTATTCCAGAACCTGCACAGCGTCAGACACCTGAGGGAGAGCTGAGCACAGAGAAAGCCATCACTCCTCCTcagccagagaggagagggaagcagagaaagcagagcagagacagacccagtcagcTGCGCAGACAATCTACATCAGGCACTGGGTCTACTGATCAACCACAGAAACCGGCTCTCGCTACCAAGACCCTAGCAGACACCTCCCCACCAGGAAAACAAAAGAATACGAACACGAGGGGACAAAAATCTGTTGCAGATACCAGACAGAGGAAACCTGTGAAGGGCAAACCTGAAGCAGAGtccgggaggagaggggaaaacagaaaCGTCTCCGTTGCCCCGACTCCCCTAGTCCTACCAAACTCTGCCCTATAG